The genomic segment GCGCCTATCCGCCTCCGGGCGGTTACCCGCCGCCGGGTGGTGGCGCGTACCCGCCGCCGCCGGGAGCGCCGTTCGGGCCGCCGGCGAAGAAGTCGAACAAGAACGTCTGGATCACGATCGGCGTCGTCGCCGTGATCCTGCTGCTGCTGTGCTGCGGTGGCGGCATCTTCGCCATCTACAGCGGCGCGCAGAAGACGCAGGATGCGATCGACTCGCTGCCCACCCCGGGCGTCACCGAGGGCCAGCCGACCACTGCCGCCCCGACGGGTGCGCCCGCCACCACGTCGCCGGGCAACTCCGACGGCAAGACGTTCAACCTGCCGGCCGGCGAGAAACTGTCCGTCAACGACGACCGGGGCACCATCGAGATCACCGTCGGCAACTTCCGGACCCGGAACGCCGCCTGCAGTGAGGTCATGCCCGGGCCGAAGAACGGCATGTTCCTGATCGCCGACGTGACCGCCGAGATCGTCGAGGGCACCGGCTCGATCAACCCGTTCTACTTCACCTGGGTCGCCGCGGACGGCACCGAGGAGAGCGGCATCGGCGGCGCCTTCTCCGGCTGCGGCAAGCTCATGACCTCGGGCACCAACCTGCCCGCGGGTTCCAAGCGCAGCGGGCAGCTCATCTTCGACGTGAAGGACCAGAACGGCGTCGTCGAGTACCGGCACCTCTTCCGTCCCGCCGGTTCCTGGAAGCCCTGACCCACACGTGACCCCGCACGGGGGGCCGGTCCGCAGCGGACCGGCCCCCCGTGTCCGTTCGGACGGCGCCGACAGCCGTTCGGACATTTCCATGGGCGCATCACGGCTCTCGTTCGCCAGGCTCGGAGCATGGCGAACGAGACGACAATTCCCCTGCTGCCCTGCCGCTCTGTGGACGACGTGGCGCCCTTCTACCAGGCCCTCGGCTTCGAGGTCACGTACCGGCAGGAGCGCCCGAACCCGTACGTGACGCTGCGGCGGGAGGACCTGCACCTGCACTTCTTCGGGGTGCCACAGTTCGATCCCGCCGACTCGTACGGCTCCTGCCTGGTCCTGGTGGACGATCTGGTCGACATCCACAGTGCCTTCGCCGACGGCATGCGTGCCACGTACGGCAAGGTGCTCGTCTCCGGCGTACCCCGGATGACCCGGCCCCGGCCCCGCCGCAACCAGGAGGGCCACTTCGGGTTCAGCATCGTCGACCCCGGCGGCAACTGGATCCGGTTCGTCGGCCGGGCCACCCCGCCGGAGACCGACGACAGGGGCGGTCTGGCCCGTACGCTGCACAACGCGGTGGTGCAGGGCGACTCGCGCGGCAATCCGGCGCAGGCCGCGCGGATCCTCGACGGCGCGCTGGGCCGCCCGGAGGCCGACGACGACCCGGCCGTCCGGGTGGAGGCGCTGGTCTACCGGGCGGAGCTGGCACTGCAACTCGACGAGCCGGAGTCCGCGCGGGAGCTGGTGCGGCAGGCCCGTTCGATCCCGCTGGACGACGGCGCGCGCGACGCGCTGGCCGACACCCTGCGGCACGCCGAGGACCTGATCGCCGGCCTGCCACCCGCATGACGTCAGCCGGGCCGGTGGCGGCGGTTTGCCGTCCGGGTCAGCGGGGACGCGAGGCGGCAGGCGGCGAGCGCCGCCACGCGACGATCCGGGGAGGCGGCATGAGCGTCGAGCGCGCGAGGAACGACCTGGAAGACCTGGCCGGTCCGGCCCGGGCCCGGCTCGGTGACCTGAACCAGGACGAACACGCCGAAGCGGACCGGGTACGCGAACAGGACGAGATCCGGGGCAAGCGCCCCGGCGAGCACATCCAGGCGGACGCCCGCGACGCCGACGACAACTTCTCCACCTGACCCGGTGCCGCCAGCGATCTGGCGTGGAGGAGCGGTGTCGGGGGTGGTTCCTATCCTGGGGCGATGGTTCTCACCGACGTCACCGGGGCCTGGGCCGGCACCAACGGGTTCCGGCTGATGCCCGCCGATCCGCTCGCCGAGTCGCCGGCCGCGCTCACCGTCGCCACCGCCGCCGGCGGTCACCTGACCACCGTGTCGTACTCGTGGGCCCATCCGGACGACGGCCCGCAGGACGGTCTGCTGGTGATCGCCGCCGGCGACCGGCCGGGCTCGCTCGTCGCCTGGTGGGGCGACTCGTGGCACCAGCAGCCGACGCCGATGACGCTCACCGGCACGGCGGGCGGCGCGGCGGCGGTCCAGCTGAGCGCCGGCTACGGCGACGGCTGGGAGTGGCGGGTCGTCCTCGACACCGCCGACCCGGCCCTGCTGCGGCTACGGATGGAGAACGTCGTCCCCGCGGACCAGGCCGGGCCCGGCACACCGGCCGGGCCCTACCCCGCGATGCTCACCGAGGTGCGCCGGGCCTGAACTCGATCAGGCGTCGAGGATCTCCCGCAGCCGGCGCGCGAACGCCTCCGGCTGCCCGGCGTAGCCCATCCCCTCGCCGAGGAACCCGCCGTGGTGGCTGGGGAAGACCGCGGCCTTCCCGCCGAGCAGCTCGGCCGTGGCCACCGACGTGCGTCCGGTGAGGGTGTCCGCCGATTCCTCGCCCACCGCGACGACGACCCGGGTACGCGCCGCGCGCAGCGCGTCCACGTCCGGCCGGAAACGGGTGACCGCCGCCGCACGGTCGGAGAGCAGCGGGTCGTCCCGGCTGCCGTCGTCCTCGGTCGGCATGCCGAACGCGGCCGGGTCGGGCAGCGGCTGGGCGAAGTACTCGTCGGTGAACTCGCCCCGCCACGACGTCATGGCCACGAACGCCGCCATGCCCGCGCCCCAGCCGCTCTTCTGGTACGCCTCCTGGCAGACGGCCGTGGCTCGGCGGGCAGCCTCGGCGTCGGGCAGCACCTGGATCAGCGGTGGCTCGTGCGCCACGAGCGTGGCCAGCGCGTCCGGGTACGCGGCCACCAGGGCGAGCGCCGTGACCGCGCCGCCGCTGCTGGCGAACATGTCCACCGGTCCCGCGCCGAGGGCCTCGATGATGTCGCGTACGTCCCGGGCCTGGACCTCGGGCACGTCGTCGCCGCGGCCGTCCTTGCGGACGCTGCGCCCGAGCCCGCGCGGGTCGTACGTGACGACGGTGCGGTCCGGGAAGTACGACGCGAGCGTGGTGAAGCCGTCGGCGCACATGGGCTGGCCGATCATGAACAGGGGACGGTGCCCGGTCTCGGCCGCCGTGGGGGCGTGGACGTCGTAGACGAGGTCGACCTCGGGCGTCTGCAGAGTGAGCGTCTTCATGCCTGTGTCGACCGGCGCCGGCCGGAAAACTCATCGGTCCTGCGGAAACGTGTGCCGGGCGCGGCTCGCGGCGGTGTCGACGCCCACCGCCGCGAGCCGTGCCGTTGCCGTCAGCTCACCGTGCCGGTGACGGTGCTGCCGGACCTGGTGACGTAGTAGGTCAGCTTCGTGCCGCTCCAGAAGTGGAACGTCAGGGTGACCCGCTGCCCGTCGTTGACCTCGGCGAAGAACTCCGGCTTCAGCGCGATCGTGTTGCCGGTGTAGTTCGGCGCGAACGTCACGTCGAACTCCTTGTACGAGGTCCAGTTGTGCGGTCCGGCGTTGCTGCCGTCGGCGTACTTCGCCTCCATCGTGGCGAGCTGGTCGCCGCGGAACTGCGCCGGGAGCGTGAACGCGGCGGTGGTGCCGGTCGCGTTCGACAGCACCGGCGGGTCGTACGTGATGATGCTGATCCGCCACGGCACACCGGCGGAGAAGCGGGCCTGGAGGTTGGCGTTCACCCCGTACGCGCGGGAGCCGACCAGCCGGGTCAGCGCCGACGCGGTGAGCGTGAGGGTGCTGCCGGAGACCGTGTAGTCGGTGCCGTTGACCAGGTCGGTGGTGCCCTGCCGCAACCCTTGGAACGTGGTGCCGTTCAGGTTGAGCGTCAGGCTCTTGGCGGTGATCGAGCCGGTACGCGGCACGTACACCTGGTCGCTGGACGCGGTGCCGGAGCGGGTGGTCCAGCTCGACTTGATCTGCGCGAACAGCTCCGGGTCCTTCCAGACGAAGGACGTCCGGTCGAAGTGCTGGCCGTTGTCCCAGAGCTGGGTGGTCAGTTTGCGGCTGCGCGCGTAGTGGCCGAGGAACTCGAAGAACTTCAGCTTCTCGCCCTGCTCGATGGTGCCGGTGTGCCGGTCGAAGCCGAGCAGCCCGTACTCGCCGATGATCACCGGGATGTTGCGGGTGACGAAGGCGTTGTAGACGCGGTCGAACTGGTCGGTCAGGTCCTGCTGGACCGTGGCGTCGAACCGGGTGCCCCCGGCGACGTTCACGCTGAACGGCCAGTACCCGTAGAAGTGCACGGTGGCGATCAGGTTCGGGTCGTTCAGCGTGTTGAACGTGCTGACCAGCTCGTCCACCCGGGCCTGCTCGGCGGAGGTGTGCAGGGTCGGCAGCACCAGCAGCCGGGTGGCGTTGTTCCCGCCGGACTGGCGGACGATGCGGTGGAACGAGGTGTTCAGCTCGTTGAGCAGCGTGGCGTTCTGCGCGTCGCCGGAGCTGCCGGTGAACTGCGGCTCGTTGACGCTCTCGAAGGTCAGCTTCGGCGAGGAGTCCTTGAACGCGGCGGCGATCTGGGTCCAGAGCGCGTTGTAGCGGTTCAGCACGCCTGTCCGGTCGGTGGGCATCGTGTTGATCCACTGCCACGAGTCGTGGTGGATGTTGAGCACCACGTAGAAGCCGTCGGCGAGCGCCCAGCCGACCACCTCGCGTACCCGGCTGAGCCAGGCCGCGTCGATCGTGTAGTTCGGCGCGGCGCCGTGGTGGTTGCTCCAGGTCACCGGGATGCGGATGCTGTTGAAGCCCTGCGCCCGGACGTTGTCGAGCAACGCCTCGGTGACACGCGGGTTGCCCCACGCGGTCTCGTCCGCGCCGACCGCGTCGAAGGAGTTGCCGAGGTTCCAGCCGGGCTGCATGGCGGCGACAGCGGCCATGGCGTTGCCGGCCGGCGGCGGCGTGGTGGGCGGCGGCGTGGTGGGCGGCGGGGTGGTCGTGGGCGGTGGCGTGGTGGGCGGCGGGGTGGTCGTGGGCGGTGGCGTGGTGGTCGGCGGCGGGGTGGTCCCGCCGACACCGCCGGTGCAGGCGACCCCGTTCAGCGAGAACGCGGTGGGCGCGGTGTTGGTGCCGGCCCAGGAGCCGTTGAAGCCGAACGAGACGCTGCCGTTCGTGGCGATGGCGCCGTTGTAGCCGACGTTCGTGGCGGTGACGTCGGCGCCGGAGGAGGTGACGTCGGCGCTCCACGCCTGGGTGACCCGCTGGCCGGACGGGAACGTCCAGCGCAGGGTCCAGCCGTTTATCGGGTCACCGAGGTTGGTCACGTCGACGTTCGCGGTGAAACCGCCGGGCCACTGGCTGGCGGTCGTGTAGTTGACGCGGCAGCCGGCCGCCGCCTGGGCGTTCGTCGCCATCACGGCGGTGCCGGTCACGAGCGTGGCGGCGGTCGCCGCGACCAGGCCGACCCGCAATCGGGCGGTACGGGGAGAGCGGAACATGGTGGTTCCTTCGTGGTGGGTGGGGGCGCGTGGACGGGGAAGGCGGGGCGCGCACCCGCCCAGCGCGAGAGTAAGTTTGGAATCTAAACATTGTCAATCGGCAGACGTGGATGCGGCAACCCGTCGGGGCCCGTCAGGCGGCCGGCGGCGTCTCGACGGTGAGGTGCGCCGACAGCGCGCGCAGGAAGTCCGGCGCGTCGAAGATCCGCCCGGCCGAGGCGACACCGGTCGCCCGCGTCCGCCCGGTCAGGATCCGGTGGACCGCCTCGACCGCCAGCGGCGCGCTGATCGCGTAGATGTCCTGCCCGTGCGCCACCACCCGCCGACGGACGTCACCCGACCGCACCACCACGTCGACGGTGAACGTCTGCGCCGACCGGCCGCGCTCGTCCACAGCGGCCGGAGCGTCCCCGGCGGCCAGATCCCCCGCCGCGTTCGCGGTCATGTAGGTGCACACCTCCGGGATGTCCAGGTGGCTCGGCACCGTCACCACGTCGGCCATGGTGAACTCCCCGAGCACCGGCCGCACGCCCAGCGGCGCCGGGAACTCCCAGTCCCGCCGGGGCAGGTCGCCGTCGGCGTACACCAGGCGCCCGCCGGTGAAGCGGACCCGCCGGCCGTCGCGGCGCTCGCGCGAGACGACGCCGGAGGCGACCGTCCCGGCCGTCGGGTGCCAGCTGCTCAGCCCGTACGCGACGTGCGCCTCGTCGGCCGCCGTCCAGTCCCCCGTCGCGGCGGTGACCAGCAGGTCCCCGAGCCCGCCGAAGAACGCCATGGCGGGCACCACAGCGACTCCGGCGGCCTCGGCGCGCTCGGCGTAATCGGCGAACGTGTCCCGGTTCGCCTCGATCTCGGCCGCCACGTCGACGTAGGGGATCCCGGCCCGCATCGCGGCCTCGATCAGCGGCCCGGCGGTCGAGGCGAACGGTCCGGCGCAGTTGACCACCGCCGTCACCCCGGCCAGCGCCTTGTCCAGCGTGGCCGGGTCGTCGACCGACGCCACCCGCTGCTCCGTCCCCGGAAACGCCGCCGCCAGCTTCCCGGTGTCACGCCCCACCGGCAGCGGCTCGTACCCCCGCTCCCGCAGCTCCGCCACCACGAACCGTCCGGTGTGCCCGTACGCCCCGAACACCGCCACCTGCATGACACTCCCCCTCGAAGATCGACTGGAATGATCCTCGCCGGGATCCGAGGGCCGGGCCAGTGTCGCAAACGCCAATGCCCGTACAGTTTCGGACATGACCCTGATCGCGCTCGCCGCCACCGACGGGATGCTGCACTTCGAGCTGGCAGCGGCCTGCGAGATCTTCGTCCGCGACCCGACCGGCCTCGCCGACCCCTGGTACGACCTGGTGGTCTGCGCTCCCGGCCCGGTCGGCGTCGGCCGGTTCGCGGTCACGCCCGACCACGGGCTGGACCACCTCGCCCGCGCCCACACGGTGATCGTCCCGGCGATCGAGGAGACCGACGCCGAGCCGCCGTCCGACCTGGTCGAGGCGGTCCGCGCCGCGCACGGGGCGGGCGCCCGGATGGTCTCGTTCTGCACCGGCGCGTTCGTGCTCGCCGCCGCCGGCGTCCTCGACGGGCTGCGCGCCACCACCCACTGGGCGCACACCGACGCGCTCGCCGCCCGCTACCCGCGCGTGCAGGTCGACCCGGACGTGCTCTACGTGGACAACGGCGACGTGCTCGCCTCCGCCGGGAAGGCCGCCGCGATCGACCTGTGCCTGCACCTCATCCGCCGCGACCACGGCTCGACTGTCGCCAACGCCGTCGCCCGCCGCCTGGTGGTGCCGCCGCACCGCGCCGGCGGTCAGGCCCAGTACGTCACCACCCCGGTCCCGGCCCGCGAGGACCACCCGCTCGCCGCGCTGCTCCCCTGGGCGATGGCGCGGCTGGACCGCCCGCTCACCGTCGCGGACCTGGCCCGCCGGGCGAGCATGAGCACCCGCAACCTGGTCCGGCACTTCACCGCCGCGACCGGCGCCACGCCGTCGCAGTGGCTGGCCACGCAGCGCATCCGGCGGGCGCAGGAACTGCTGGAGAACACCGACGACAGCATCGACGCCGTCGCGGAGGCATCAGGCATGGGTACGGCGACGACACTGCGCCGGCACTTCCAGCGCACAGTGGGCGTGCCGCCGGACACCTACCGCCGGACCTTCCGCCG from the Micromonospora sp. WMMA1947 genome contains:
- a CDS encoding VOC family protein; the protein is MANETTIPLLPCRSVDDVAPFYQALGFEVTYRQERPNPYVTLRREDLHLHFFGVPQFDPADSYGSCLVLVDDLVDIHSAFADGMRATYGKVLVSGVPRMTRPRPRRNQEGHFGFSIVDPGGNWIRFVGRATPPETDDRGGLARTLHNAVVQGDSRGNPAQAARILDGALGRPEADDDPAVRVEALVYRAELALQLDEPESARELVRQARSIPLDDGARDALADTLRHAEDLIAGLPPA
- a CDS encoding general stress protein CsbD; the protein is MSVERARNDLEDLAGPARARLGDLNQDEHAEADRVREQDEIRGKRPGEHIQADARDADDNFST
- a CDS encoding alpha/beta hydrolase — translated: MKTLTLQTPEVDLVYDVHAPTAAETGHRPLFMIGQPMCADGFTTLASYFPDRTVVTYDPRGLGRSVRKDGRGDDVPEVQARDVRDIIEALGAGPVDMFASSGGAVTALALVAAYPDALATLVAHEPPLIQVLPDAEAARRATAVCQEAYQKSGWGAGMAAFVAMTSWRGEFTDEYFAQPLPDPAAFGMPTEDDGSRDDPLLSDRAAAVTRFRPDVDALRAARTRVVVAVGEESADTLTGRTSVATAELLGGKAAVFPSHHGGFLGEGMGYAGQPEAFARRLREILDA
- a CDS encoding cellulase family glycosylhydrolase, producing MFRSPRTARLRVGLVAATAATLVTGTAVMATNAQAAAGCRVNYTTASQWPGGFTANVDVTNLGDPINGWTLRWTFPSGQRVTQAWSADVTSSGADVTATNVGYNGAIATNGSVSFGFNGSWAGTNTAPTAFSLNGVACTGGVGGTTPPPTTTPPPTTTPPPTTPPPTTTPPPTTPPPTTPPPAGNAMAAVAAMQPGWNLGNSFDAVGADETAWGNPRVTEALLDNVRAQGFNSIRIPVTWSNHHGAAPNYTIDAAWLSRVREVVGWALADGFYVVLNIHHDSWQWINTMPTDRTGVLNRYNALWTQIAAAFKDSSPKLTFESVNEPQFTGSSGDAQNATLLNELNTSFHRIVRQSGGNNATRLLVLPTLHTSAEQARVDELVSTFNTLNDPNLIATVHFYGYWPFSVNVAGGTRFDATVQQDLTDQFDRVYNAFVTRNIPVIIGEYGLLGFDRHTGTIEQGEKLKFFEFLGHYARSRKLTTQLWDNGQHFDRTSFVWKDPELFAQIKSSWTTRSGTASSDQVYVPRTGSITAKSLTLNLNGTTFQGLRQGTTDLVNGTDYTVSGSTLTLTASALTRLVGSRAYGVNANLQARFSAGVPWRISIITYDPPVLSNATGTTAAFTLPAQFRGDQLATMEAKYADGSNAGPHNWTSYKEFDVTFAPNYTGNTIALKPEFFAEVNDGQRVTLTFHFWSGTKLTYYVTRSGSTVTGTVS
- a CDS encoding saccharopine dehydrogenase NADP-binding domain-containing protein, producing the protein MQVAVFGAYGHTGRFVVAELRERGYEPLPVGRDTGKLAAAFPGTEQRVASVDDPATLDKALAGVTAVVNCAGPFASTAGPLIEAAMRAGIPYVDVAAEIEANRDTFADYAERAEAAGVAVVPAMAFFGGLGDLLVTAATGDWTAADEAHVAYGLSSWHPTAGTVASGVVSRERRDGRRVRFTGGRLVYADGDLPRRDWEFPAPLGVRPVLGEFTMADVVTVPSHLDIPEVCTYMTANAAGDLAAGDAPAAVDERGRSAQTFTVDVVVRSGDVRRRVVAHGQDIYAISAPLAVEAVHRILTGRTRATGVASAGRIFDAPDFLRALSAHLTVETPPAA
- a CDS encoding helix-turn-helix domain-containing protein; the protein is MTLIALAATDGMLHFELAAACEIFVRDPTGLADPWYDLVVCAPGPVGVGRFAVTPDHGLDHLARAHTVIVPAIEETDAEPPSDLVEAVRAAHGAGARMVSFCTGAFVLAAAGVLDGLRATTHWAHTDALAARYPRVQVDPDVLYVDNGDVLASAGKAAAIDLCLHLIRRDHGSTVANAVARRLVVPPHRAGGQAQYVTTPVPAREDHPLAALLPWAMARLDRPLTVADLARRASMSTRNLVRHFTAATGATPSQWLATQRIRRAQELLENTDDSIDAVAEASGMGTATTLRRHFQRTVGVPPDTYRRTFRRG